From the Priestia koreensis genome, one window contains:
- a CDS encoding NAD-dependent epimerase/dehydratase family protein, whose protein sequence is MRTISELEEQLTRPTQRLVEDIKKIDGDIMILGVGGKMGPSLAKLAKRAIDAAGITKRIIGVSRFSNREHQKDLEDAGVETIAADLMNEQDLEKLPLCQNVVYMAGTKFGTHGNEHYTWAMNTYLPGRVAEKYRNSNIVVFSTGNVYPLTPVKKGGSLETEKPNPVGEYAQSCLGRERIFEHFSTKYRTPLCIYRLNYAIDMRYGVLLEIAKQVYAKQPVDVRMGHVNVIWQGDANEYAIRSLLHCSAPTTIFNITGPETASVKFIAQEFGRLFKTDVAFVHDEQDTALLSNAAKSFEAFGYPSVSLRKMMTWMAEWVEQDQPTIQKPTHFQQREGVF, encoded by the coding sequence ATGAGAACCATTTCGGAGTTAGAGGAACAGCTTACACGTCCTACACAGCGCTTAGTAGAGGATATAAAAAAGATTGACGGTGACATTATGATCTTAGGTGTTGGAGGGAAAATGGGACCGAGCCTTGCGAAGCTAGCAAAAAGAGCAATCGATGCGGCGGGTATTACTAAGAGAATTATAGGGGTTTCTCGCTTTTCAAATCGTGAACACCAAAAGGATTTAGAGGATGCGGGCGTAGAGACGATTGCAGCTGATTTAATGAATGAGCAGGATCTTGAAAAGCTCCCACTTTGTCAAAACGTAGTTTATATGGCAGGAACCAAGTTTGGAACACATGGAAATGAACATTACACATGGGCAATGAATACTTACTTACCAGGGCGAGTAGCGGAGAAATACCGTAATTCAAACATCGTCGTGTTTTCAACGGGGAATGTTTATCCACTTACACCCGTAAAAAAAGGTGGATCTCTTGAAACAGAAAAACCAAATCCGGTCGGGGAATATGCACAGTCATGTTTAGGGCGAGAGCGAATCTTTGAACATTTTTCCACAAAGTATCGAACGCCACTATGTATCTATCGCTTGAACTATGCGATCGATATGCGCTACGGGGTGCTTCTCGAAATAGCAAAGCAGGTGTATGCCAAACAACCAGTTGATGTGAGAATGGGGCATGTGAACGTCATTTGGCAAGGAGATGCTAATGAATATGCCATTCGTTCCTTGTTGCATTGCAGTGCGCCTACGACGATTTTTAATATTACGGGTCCTGAAACGGCATCTGTAAAATTTATTGCCCAAGAATTTGGTCGCTTGTTTAAAACGGATGTTGCATTTGTTCACGATGAACAGGATACCGCGCTTCTTAGTAACGCAGCGAAAAGCTTTGAAGCATTTGGCTATCCGAGTGTGTCACTGCGAAAAATGATGACATGGATGGCAGAATGGGTAGAACAGGACCAGCCAACCATTCAAAAGCCAACGCACTTTCAGCAGCGTGAGGGGGTCTTTTAA
- a CDS encoding dihydrodipicolinate synthase family protein: MGLSQELLHFLHDGTVIPAHPLALTEDRKFDESQHKLLTNYYISSGAGGVAIGVHTTQFEIRDPKHNLYERVLKVTMDAINEAHVSRPFLKIAGVCGPTQQAEREATIAKNLGYDLALVSVGGLGDYSEKELLEHVRSVAAIMPVFGFYLQPSVGGRVLSFEFWREFADIEGVLAIKMAPFNRYQTLDVVRAVCESKRRDDIALYTGNDDQIVLDLLSSYKFYVNGQHVEKRIVGGLLGHWAVWTAKAVALLEEIKAVRNDSLLSTEWFQRAHEVTDSNAAFFDAKNQFAGCIAGIHEVLRMQGLLKNRLCLNPHEELSEGQTEEIQRVYSAYPHLHDDHFVQTFLETQHVK; the protein is encoded by the coding sequence ATGGGACTATCACAAGAGCTGTTGCATTTTTTGCATGATGGAACGGTAATACCTGCACATCCTCTTGCACTCACAGAAGACCGGAAGTTTGATGAAAGCCAGCACAAGCTTTTAACGAATTATTATATCTCTTCAGGTGCAGGAGGTGTAGCAATTGGGGTGCATACGACGCAATTTGAAATACGTGACCCAAAACACAACTTATACGAGCGCGTTCTTAAAGTCACGATGGATGCTATTAACGAGGCGCATGTATCTAGGCCCTTTTTAAAGATTGCTGGGGTATGCGGGCCAACACAGCAGGCAGAGAGAGAAGCAACCATCGCTAAGAACCTTGGGTATGATCTTGCCCTCGTGAGTGTGGGTGGGCTAGGGGACTATTCGGAAAAAGAACTTTTAGAACACGTACGATCCGTTGCAGCCATCATGCCTGTTTTTGGTTTTTATCTGCAACCGTCCGTTGGTGGAAGAGTACTAAGCTTCGAGTTTTGGAGAGAGTTTGCTGACATTGAAGGCGTGCTTGCTATTAAGATGGCTCCGTTTAATCGCTACCAAACGCTCGACGTCGTAAGAGCGGTGTGTGAATCTAAAAGAAGAGATGACATCGCGTTGTACACGGGAAATGACGATCAAATCGTGCTTGACTTACTAAGTAGCTATAAATTTTATGTGAACGGTCAACACGTCGAAAAACGAATCGTGGGCGGACTGCTCGGACATTGGGCTGTTTGGACAGCCAAGGCAGTAGCGCTTTTAGAAGAAATAAAAGCCGTGCGAAATGATTCATTGCTTTCTACAGAATGGTTTCAGCGGGCCCACGAAGTAACGGACAGCAATGCGGCATTCTTTGATGCGAAAAATCAATTTGCAGGCTGTATTGCAGGAATTCATGAAGTACTTCGGATGCAGGGGCTGTTAAAAAATCGACTCTGCTTGAATCCGCATGAGGAGCTGTCAGAAGGACAGACCGAAGAAATTCAGCGTGTTTATTCGGCATACCCTCATCTGCACGACGACCACTTTGTTCAAACCTTTTTAGAAACGCAGCACGTAAAATAA
- a CDS encoding Gfo/Idh/MocA family oxidoreductase, producing MRIALIGPDTSHATAFTKLLNDESHPFHVKGGKVTVMYPFFSSHIPISKNRVKGFVQTLTEEYNVAVADSLADAMKEADAACITAVDGDSHLPLFKELSAYQKPIFIDKPFAHSLADARAILERSEETNTPVMSCSALRFAESLQASRQAIQAPLTGAYIRGPLYFEGGIPGYFWYGIHCVEMLVSMMERSHDKVSVHKTSSGEMLTFHYQGGQTAVVHLEQDAPFEAVIHTEEGSYYAPIYKDQTPFYSLILQEIINFFQTGHSPVSKEEMLCVIECLEEANALREEKK from the coding sequence ATGCGTATCGCACTCATTGGACCTGATACGTCTCATGCTACAGCATTTACAAAGCTATTAAACGATGAAAGTCATCCGTTTCACGTAAAAGGTGGAAAAGTGACAGTGATGTATCCTTTTTTTTCTTCGCATATTCCGATTAGTAAGAACCGGGTCAAAGGATTCGTTCAAACTCTAACAGAGGAATACAACGTTGCGGTTGCGGATAGCTTAGCAGATGCCATGAAAGAAGCAGATGCTGCATGCATAACAGCTGTCGACGGCGATAGCCACCTACCTTTGTTCAAGGAGCTATCAGCCTATCAAAAGCCCATATTCATTGATAAACCGTTCGCTCATTCGTTAGCAGATGCCAGAGCTATTTTAGAACGTAGCGAGGAGACGAACACACCCGTGATGAGCTGTTCCGCCCTAAGATTTGCGGAATCCCTGCAAGCTAGTCGTCAGGCGATTCAGGCACCTCTTACAGGCGCTTATATTCGTGGTCCACTGTACTTCGAAGGAGGGATTCCAGGTTATTTTTGGTACGGTATTCATTGTGTGGAAATGCTTGTGTCCATGATGGAGAGGAGCCACGACAAAGTAAGCGTGCATAAAACTTCTTCAGGGGAAATGCTCACCTTTCATTATCAAGGTGGTCAAACCGCCGTTGTGCATCTTGAGCAGGATGCGCCGTTTGAAGCTGTCATCCATACAGAAGAGGGCTCCTACTATGCGCCAATCTACAAGGATCAGACGCCATTTTATTCACTTATTCTTCAGGAAATTATCAATTTTTTTCAAACGGGTCATAGTCCGGTGTCAAAGGAAGAAATGCTCTGTGTCATTGAATGTCTAGAAGAAGCGAATGCTTTAAGAGAAGAAAAAAAGTAG
- a CDS encoding VOC family protein — protein MIHKIGQVMLYVTDQDQAVRFWEDKVGFSILSIEENGQGMKWVEMAPTKDAETSIIIHDKAIVGKMSPEVNLGTPSLLFFSDDVEQLRQDLVAKNVKVGDLVDMPSGKVFNFADDEGQYFAVMEKS, from the coding sequence ATGATTCATAAGATTGGACAAGTTATGCTATATGTAACGGATCAGGATCAGGCTGTTCGATTTTGGGAGGACAAAGTAGGATTTAGCATCCTTTCCATAGAGGAAAATGGACAAGGAATGAAATGGGTTGAAATGGCGCCGACAAAGGACGCTGAAACGTCCATTATTATTCATGATAAAGCAATTGTTGGCAAAATGTCTCCTGAAGTAAACCTTGGTACCCCTTCGTTGCTGTTTTTTTCAGATGATGTAGAGCAACTACGTCAGGACCTAGTTGCAAAGAATGTGAAAGTAGGAGATCTTGTTGACATGCCTTCTGGTAAAGTATTTAATTTTGCAGACGATGAAGGTCAATATTTTGCTGTTATGGAGAAGAGTTAG
- the dhaK gene encoding dihydroxyacetone kinase subunit DhaK: MKKIMNQPENLILEMCNGFVMAHPELQLLKKYKVIKKRDVNVEKVSLISGGGSGHEPAHAGFVGKGMLDAAICGDVFASPSQIQVYQGIKSVASDQGVLMIIKNYSGDMMNFKNGAALAEEDGIKVDYVRVTDDIAVEDSLYSVGRRGVAGTVFVHKIAGAAAEEGRDLEGVKAAAEKAAANVRSIGVALTSCTVPAKGTPTFSLADNEIEYGVGIHGEPGIKRDVMMTADELASRMTSDLLKELDCTSGEDVAVLVNGFGGTPLQELYVLNHSLQRELKNQNVTVHRTFVGNYMTSIDMAGASVTLMKLDDDLKQLLSKESSAPAFRVDGPVEQVEYHDLLEEEEPKIVSFTAETSEEHAHVRGDKLSLNNMIYLVDKMSEVIIENEVPFCELDAHAGDGDFGMSVAKGFKQLKREWQDIIEQESLTIGSFLDASSMVIMEHCGGASGPIWGSAFRAAGKATEEKVELSVAEFADMLQEAVKGIQTTGERSFGRGAVVGDKTLIDALVPCADTWSESAKNDVSFKEAFENGAKAAVEGAEKTKDIVARMGRAGAVGERSLGYPDAGAYGLGVIFTELARSLK, from the coding sequence ATGAAAAAAATTATGAATCAGCCTGAAAATCTTATTTTAGAAATGTGTAACGGATTCGTTATGGCACACCCTGAACTTCAATTATTAAAAAAATACAAAGTTATTAAAAAGCGAGATGTGAACGTAGAAAAGGTAAGCCTTATTAGTGGAGGTGGCAGTGGGCACGAGCCGGCACACGCGGGATTTGTTGGGAAAGGAATGCTTGATGCAGCCATTTGCGGAGATGTATTTGCCTCACCATCTCAAATTCAGGTGTATCAAGGAATTAAATCTGTTGCGAGTGATCAAGGCGTATTAATGATTATTAAAAACTACAGCGGAGATATGATGAACTTTAAAAACGGAGCTGCGCTTGCAGAGGAAGACGGCATTAAAGTGGATTATGTTCGGGTGACGGATGATATCGCGGTAGAGGACAGCTTATACTCTGTTGGACGTCGCGGTGTTGCGGGAACGGTATTTGTACATAAAATTGCTGGAGCAGCGGCGGAAGAAGGCCGAGATCTAGAAGGCGTAAAAGCAGCGGCCGAGAAAGCAGCCGCAAACGTCCGTAGTATAGGTGTAGCATTAACGTCTTGTACGGTTCCGGCAAAAGGAACACCGACGTTTTCACTAGCTGACAATGAAATCGAATATGGCGTTGGTATTCACGGAGAGCCTGGAATAAAAAGAGACGTTATGATGACCGCAGATGAGCTAGCATCGCGCATGACAAGTGATTTGTTAAAGGAATTAGATTGCACAAGCGGTGAAGATGTTGCGGTATTAGTCAATGGATTCGGCGGAACGCCTCTTCAAGAGCTCTATGTTTTGAATCATTCGCTTCAGCGTGAGTTGAAAAATCAAAATGTAACGGTGCATCGTACGTTTGTTGGAAACTACATGACGAGTATTGATATGGCAGGTGCTTCTGTCACACTCATGAAGCTAGATGATGACTTGAAGCAATTGTTATCAAAAGAATCGAGTGCCCCTGCTTTTCGAGTAGATGGCCCTGTTGAACAAGTAGAATATCATGATCTTTTAGAAGAAGAGGAGCCCAAAATCGTATCTTTTACAGCAGAGACTAGTGAGGAGCACGCCCATGTGCGAGGTGACAAGCTTTCACTAAACAACATGATATATCTCGTTGATAAAATGAGTGAAGTCATTATCGAAAATGAAGTTCCGTTTTGTGAGTTAGACGCGCATGCTGGAGACGGGGATTTCGGAATGAGCGTTGCGAAAGGATTTAAACAGCTGAAAAGAGAATGGCAGGATATTATCGAGCAAGAATCCCTTACGATCGGTTCATTTTTAGATGCAAGTTCAATGGTTATTATGGAACATTGCGGAGGAGCATCAGGACCAATCTGGGGATCTGCGTTTCGTGCAGCTGGAAAAGCAACAGAAGAAAAAGTAGAATTATCGGTAGCAGAATTTGCGGACATGCTACAGGAAGCGGTAAAAGGTATTCAAACGACAGGTGAGCGTTCCTTTGGAAGAGGTGCCGTTGTAGGAGATAAAACGTTGATTGATGCACTCGTTCCGTGTGCAGATACGTGGAGTGAGAGTGCAAAAAATGACGTTTCGTTCAAAGAAGCTTTTGAGAACGGTGCAAAAGCAGCGGTTGAAGGCGCAGAAAAAACAAAAGACATCGTAGCTCGCATGGGACGAGCTGGAGCCGTTGGGGAAAGAAGCCTTGGGTATCCAGATGCAGGTGCTTACGGTCTAGGCGTGATTTTCACAGAATTAGCACGTTCTCTAAAATAA
- a CDS encoding VOC family protein — protein sequence MIVGMNPYLVLNGNGQQAVKFYKDVLGAKVESVQTFGDMPAHPDHPVPDEAKDRVLHAHLKVANADLMISDTFPGQPYDAGSHVNLSIGTNNPETTKVIFDKLSENGHVIMPLQETFWSPLYGQVKDQFDVSWQISTNIEQ from the coding sequence ATGATCGTCGGAATGAATCCATATCTTGTGTTAAATGGCAACGGCCAACAAGCAGTAAAGTTTTACAAAGACGTGTTAGGAGCGAAAGTGGAAAGTGTTCAGACATTTGGTGACATGCCTGCTCATCCTGATCACCCTGTACCGGATGAGGCGAAAGACCGCGTCTTGCATGCACATTTGAAAGTAGCAAATGCAGATTTGATGATTTCGGATACGTTTCCTGGACAGCCTTATGATGCAGGTTCACACGTGAATTTAAGCATTGGAACGAATAATCCAGAAACGACGAAAGTGATTTTCGACAAGCTTAGCGAAAACGGTCATGTGATCATGCCCCTTCAAGAAACGTTTTGGAGCCCTCTATATGGACAAGTAAAAGATCAATTTGACGTTAGCTGGCAAATATCAACGAATATCGAACAATAA
- a CDS encoding Na+/H+ antiporter NhaC family protein — MESSWVSIIPFLVVIPVAIITKQVLPGLLLGLLVGSYLHAPSLVGGMHAMVHYIVKALIDKSNIEIVVFLYMFSGLIGMIKTTGGIKGFVETAAERINTRREAIILTYVSTIGTFSAPTFRFVTIAPIMRALLKEVKMTTKELGFIIETTATPIIVLIPVATAFVGYMVSIIQMATQNQGITSDPYTLFLKSIPYNFFAFVIILLGVYLSFFHHSSSNAPTGEENVEDDDWHNCHPSVSKDLPSKPWNLLIPLILVIVLTLVLTWWSGHQKANGFLQSFVQADVLEAMVVSLMFTVLVTIILFIVQKFPLQDIMNSFVSGGNDLMSVIVLLSVVWGLSSVADDLGFSSFVTAHTNWIPAMFVTPLMFVFGAAISYFIGSAWGTWGILMPLGISIATHAGVSLPLIIGAVFASGSFGAFASPLSDDTNTIAKILNLSVIDYARYKLKPALIAAGITTVLYGITTFFF, encoded by the coding sequence ATGGAGTCAAGCTGGGTCTCAATCATTCCGTTTCTGGTCGTCATTCCAGTCGCGATTATAACGAAGCAGGTACTTCCAGGTCTTTTACTGGGGTTACTAGTTGGGTCTTACCTTCATGCACCATCACTCGTAGGTGGCATGCATGCGATGGTGCATTATATTGTGAAAGCACTCATTGATAAAAGCAATATTGAAATTGTGGTGTTTCTTTACATGTTTTCGGGCTTAATTGGCATGATCAAAACAACAGGAGGAATTAAAGGCTTTGTCGAAACCGCCGCAGAGCGCATCAATACGAGACGAGAGGCGATTATTCTGACATACGTTTCGACGATCGGAACGTTCAGCGCCCCAACCTTTCGTTTCGTAACGATCGCCCCCATTATGAGAGCACTGCTAAAAGAAGTGAAAATGACAACAAAAGAGCTTGGATTTATTATTGAAACGACTGCGACGCCGATTATCGTATTGATTCCTGTTGCAACAGCGTTCGTAGGCTACATGGTATCAATTATTCAAATGGCTACCCAAAACCAAGGCATTACTTCTGATCCTTATACGCTCTTTTTGAAAAGTATTCCGTATAACTTTTTTGCCTTTGTTATTATTCTGTTAGGCGTTTATTTAAGCTTTTTTCATCATTCTTCCTCTAATGCTCCAACAGGAGAAGAAAATGTAGAAGATGATGATTGGCATAACTGTCATCCTTCTGTTTCAAAGGACCTGCCTTCAAAGCCGTGGAACCTGCTTATTCCACTCATTTTGGTTATCGTTCTTACACTTGTTCTTACGTGGTGGAGCGGTCATCAAAAGGCAAATGGTTTTTTGCAATCCTTTGTCCAAGCGGATGTTTTGGAGGCGATGGTCGTATCCTTAATGTTTACTGTGCTCGTGACGATCATTTTGTTTATCGTTCAAAAGTTTCCGCTTCAGGACATTATGAACAGCTTTGTTTCAGGTGGAAATGATTTAATGTCCGTTATTGTTCTTTTATCAGTTGTTTGGGGACTATCGTCTGTTGCCGATGATTTAGGTTTTTCAAGCTTCGTTACGGCTCATACGAACTGGATTCCTGCTATGTTCGTGACCCCGCTTATGTTTGTCTTTGGAGCTGCCATCTCTTATTTTATTGGCTCGGCGTGGGGGACATGGGGAATATTAATGCCGCTTGGAATTTCTATTGCGACTCACGCAGGCGTATCGCTTCCATTAATTATCGGCGCTGTATTTGCGAGTGGTTCATTCGGCGCTTTTGCGTCTCCACTGAGCGATGATACCAACACCATTGCTAAAATTTTAAATCTATCGGTTATTGATTATGCAAGATATAAGCTAAAGCCAGCGCTTATTGCAGCGGGTATTACAACCGTCTTGTATGGAATTACCACTTTTTTCTTTTGA